The following DNA comes from Xiphophorus hellerii strain 12219 chromosome 5, Xiphophorus_hellerii-4.1, whole genome shotgun sequence.
TAGCgcatttcagtaacaaggcagttcaaagtgctttacattgtaaaaacacaaaaaaatgcaaaattgttgattaatgtttcacttGTAATGTTTCAAAAGTAACTCTAAATAAGTGAGTTTCTACTCACATGtctgattaaaatgtaaaatagatTGTAGATGTATTTATACataattttttcccatttagCTATGTTACAAATAGAAATGAGATTTTATGGAATAGACTATGATCTGATCgatatgacttaaaatataatcagatttttttcataccagatcCGTCTTTattcaaactgttttcaaaCTTTCTTCTCCTAATACTATGATTacattcttgtaattaaaacaaaaattggtGGCTTCAGCTAACTAACTAACTCACTCCCTCACTTtccggttacctagcaactcactcattctttggttacctagcaacaacctgtggAGTAACTGacacagcagcagttttaaGGTTTTCTCACAGTGCCTCTTAactgcttaaaaagaaaaaaaataaagttgtggagTGAGAGTTGAAAATGATAACAGCTCAAAGTTCacatcaccagtttggcagtatttcagatatttaaaactaaaaactaataaataattatcaatattaactgatataaaatgcttattttgagTTACAGGTCCTATCTGGCCCAGATGCTGCGTCATATAACTCATAGAAATTGAATTAATTAGAACCCATAGATTGAATTAAAAGCctctttttgaaaacatttcctgtcatttccaatatattttttagaaatgaaagcaaGGGAGCTGGCGGAGGGAATTTAAGATAGGaaatctttttgttgttgtttttctcttatttttatcTACGTTTGGATTTTTAGAGCTGATTTGCTGTTGTAATGTggttttggaaaagaaaaatacacaactcAGAGCAAACTGAAATCAGGTCTggtatgaaaataattttagattGTATCTGTAAGCCACGCCGCCCAGCCCTGTGTGTTTCTCCCGTTGGCGGTAGATGATGCATGTTTCACCGTGTGTGTCCAGGCTCTGGCCGATGACTTCCTGGAAGGCTCTCTGTCCTTGGACTCCTTTTTCGAGCGTTTCCTCCTCCTGCGCTCGCTCGCTCACAAAAGACGCGTGCAGATAGAGAAACTCCAAGAAATCCTGCGACAGAGGGACAAGAGCAACCCGACCGCCATGACATCAACAGCTGGCGTTGCCCCAAACCCCGTCGCCACTGCAGCCTCATGGAACCTACCGACGACAACAGTGACGACGACAAATCTGCCGCAGCTGAACTCCAACCCGCCGTCCTCCAGCTACCAAAACTCCTCTCAGTCGGCCTCGTCTTCTGCAGTTGGAGCCTCTGGGCTTCCGTACAGCCCGTACCCTGCTTCCCCTCCCAACCTGCCTGCTGTAGTGGCAGCGGCGGGGCCGATCCCAAACAATCCGCCGCCACAGTTCACTCCGTACCCGAGCTCTGGCTCGTCTTTCACCCCTGCCGCGGGCTACTCCGGGCCCAGACCGGCATTCGGGCCGCCTTCCTCCGTCACCTGCCCGTACCCGACCCAACACCCGTTTCCTGTTCCGCACCCTGGCTCTGCGTTCGGTCAGTACACCCCCAGCCACCCCCCTGCCGGCGGCCCGGCGCCGTATCCAGCCTCCTACAGCTACGGCGGCTACAGCTACCCGGCCGCGCCGGCGTATTCCAGTTCTCAGTCTCCAACAGGGAAGCCCATGTACAGAGCCGGGTACGGCGTTCCCCAGCCGTACTCCTGAAAGCGCTGCTGCTGATCGGCCTCACACCGCAGAAACACTGAACCTCTCCAAGTATTTCTGAtgtagtttctactgcaaatatcttactacacttaaaatatgacaaaacaaacttacaaataacttccCAGTAAAATATAGCATGTTGCTTTAAGTATTCCTTTATTGTTGTAAAGAAGTCCTAGTTcagctggcagattatttcacttgtaagtAGAGGTGCACCGACTGCAGTTTCCTGGCCTGACCTTATAAatcctgacctgccaattcagAATTTGGCTAATAccaatttctttttctgaaatgttgctaaatgtagcaagaaagtcactgagctTTCAACAGTAGGGTGATTATTGTTACCTGCAAATGTGCAAACCTGACCTGGTGGGTCAGTCAGTCAAACCTTTCTAAAGGCAGAGCAGcagaggacagaggctgatttttagacctttactgaggtagataagatcggcttcacatgcaTGTATCAACCGATCACCGATATCCCAGAATTAAGGAGGTCTGGGCCAATTTACTgcatttttacttgttttaagtgaaaaatttcttaatattgatagTTCCACTGGAAGACTGTTCCACTTAtaacaacactgcaaaaacacaaaatctaccaagtatttttggtcttttagTGCAAATTTCTTATTACACTAGAAATAGGacagaactaacttacaagtaacgtTTCAGCAACAGCTTGGTTTAAgataataattccttaatattgacgaaAATTTTCTAATTCCatcagcagattattttactgataaaaCGTTTTCCCCTTGTtgtatgtgaaataatctgccggtggaactagtagttttttttatgaatattaaggaattttgctgaaaatttacatgtaagttaattttgcatatttttttttctaaaacatttgaactagaaactagattaaaaatacttagtaagattttgtttttgcagtgaagacatttttcttctaagtgaaataatcagccagtgCAACTGATACTTACTAGTCAAGATAAAGGGATTATTGACATAT
Coding sequences within:
- the vps37c gene encoding vacuolar protein sorting-associated protein 37C; the encoded protein is MEKLQDMGQSELQELLDNSERVESMTQESDEIQNIQLEREMALAANRSLAEQNLDMKPRLESLKEALVARYSQLEAVRETFRQHCSQRDGMVGQVSPEAFFSRLQTESEKTESESEALADDFLEGSLSLDSFFERFLLLRSLAHKRRVQIEKLQEILRQRDKSNPTAMTSTAGVAPNPVATAASWNLPTTTVTTTNLPQLNSNPPSSSYQNSSQSASSSAVGASGLPYSPYPASPPNLPAVVAAAGPIPNNPPPQFTPYPSSGSSFTPAAGYSGPRPAFGPPSSVTCPYPTQHPFPVPHPGSAFGQYTPSHPPAGGPAPYPASYSYGGYSYPAAPAYSSSQSPTGKPMYRAGYGVPQPYS